The genomic window taataaaattatattttaggTCCTTCGTGATATGGATATCACAGAATACGGTGGTGGTGGCAGTGGTGATGGAAGTGGTACGAGTCCTGGTAGTCCTGAAATGCAACATTGTTCATCAACAACACAACCAATTGGTACTCCTGAGGTTAATGTAATATTTTGTTGACTTATTTAtcatagtaattattatacgTGTATATTGATATTCGTCAcgtttactttaaaaaatttatttatttcaatatattaaatattttatagtatGTAAAAATAGACACCGAAGAAAATTCAATGcttcagttaaaaaatatttttaggactTGAGAATTCGATTATCCAATAATTGTcactataaatattattgtctctcgattttaaaaatttttttaataagtctTGATTAATTGGAACTCTATatcatgtatttattaaaaaataatttataataattttagagttaagaaaatttttttcaaacttttccCTTTTATCAGTTCGaacatataattatttttttgaagcgAAATATTGATGTGGATAATAACGATatacatgtatttttttttttttttttttttttagaatggaGTCAAAGAAGAAGATATGGTACCAAGACGACTGTGTCTAGTTTGCGGAGACGTAGCGAGTGGTTTTCATTATGGTGTAGCTTCATGTGAAGCGTGCAAAGCATTTTTCAAACGAACGATACAAGGTAAATTAATATCCTGTTGGGATTTATAATGCTTTAtgaatgttatttatttctatcagATAGCACCATCCGGAACAGAGAAAACtaaatttgagaaattttcaataatatttacttttcttAGCAGTTTGTAGTTATTTGAATATTATATGGGTTTATTTTAgtgtaattaatatataatggTGCTGTCTGGAAAAGGAGCGCgaatataatgataaaatagcAAGCAATTTTACAGGAAATATTGAGTATACTTGTCCGGCAAATGGTGAATGCGAGATCAATAAGAGAAGAAGAAAAGCGTGTCAAGCATGTAGGTTCCAAAAGTGCTTAAGACAAGGAATGCTCAAAGAGGGTGTACGGTTGGATCGTGTACGTGGTGGTAGACAAAAATACCGACGAGCTACAGATCCTTATTTACCTGTTAAAACAGTTACACTTGaaggtaaataattatttatttcttgaattactcaataaatattttttgtttgtcttatttaatttattaaaaacatttatgtTTGCTTTAATTTTGTGttcaatgattaaaattaataattcattttttttttaatttttattaacaccTGCATTTATGCTTattgatccaaaaaaaaaaataatgggtgacatgaataaataaattcattttttttaatttattgttttaagcCAACGTAGGATTATCAGGATCTGGAGATACAAGTGAGTTCAGCCTCTTCTACACACATGATTGCATGCTATCATCCGTCATTATTATTTGTTCTGCAtcttcattattatcattcttattatttttattattatcaataatgttgtttatttgtaattttaactttgcataattattttcaatactaatcttcattattaataaactcaCACTcacaaatcaattttttcttttcattttatcaattcttattaattaacataaattactttataactattgttattaattggTTTCATTAATTATAGATAACAAAATGATTGAAGCGCTCGTGGCATGTGAACCGGACACTTTACAGGTGTTTAATGCAACTACGCCTACACTTGACACTGACCAACGAGTACTTGGTCAATTGTCCGATCTTTATGATCGTGAACTTGTTGGTATTAttggtaagttttttttattttgtattatcaGTTGTTGTTAtcgatataaatttaataatttttattttaaaacatagGATGGGCAAAACAAATTCCCGGTTTTAGTAGCCTTGCATTAAATGATCAAATGCGTCTTCTGCAAAGTACGTGGGcagaaatattgacatttagTTTAGCGTGGAGGAGTATGCCGAATACAGGACGTTTGAGGTTCGCACAGGATTTCACATTAGATGAAAGGCTTGCTCGTGAGTCTCATTGCACTGATCTTTATAATCATGTAAGTATGTTATtttctggaaaaaaaaaaaatgaataataaaagtaataataataataataaatgaaattttagtgCATCCAGGTTGTTgaaagaattcaaaaattaagcCTGTCGagagaagaattttttattttaaaagcatTGATACTGACCAATAGTGATGTAAGACTAGATGAGCCTCAAGCATTGTATCGTTTTCGTGATGCTATTTTAACAGCATTATCTGACTTGGTATCAACAGTACGGCAGGGTCAAGCTGTACGTGCTACacaaaatatgtttttaatattaccaAGTTTACGGCAAGCTGACAATATTGTAAGAAGATTTTGGTCAAGTGTTTATAGAACCGGTAAAGTAACGATGAATAAGCTCTTTGTTGAAATGTTAGAAGCTTCTGCTTATCGATGAGACAACGTGAGCTCGATCGACCTTGAAATTGAGATGCGAAGGCCGATCGACGTGGAAACAGCACCAACAGTTCAGCTGTTGTGATTTATTCTATTTGTACAGATAAATGAATTGTGATGGAGTTACATTATGAAGAATTACGTCAGGGATATATATTAACTAATAACGTATAATATACGTTTTGAACAATGTTCAAATATTGATTGCAAACGTTTATATACAGTCATTACGACAAGTTAGTGAGAGAAATGTATGCTGTTAGATTCTAGTGCTTCGacctttattattaatgttaatattattactactactactgactagatataattaataatgtgcACATATATAATCATTAGAAAATTCATGTTAATAATCAAAACTACAACTGGCACATTTAGTTCATTATTccaataattactaattaattcttACGCAATTGCAAATGTAGGAATGGTAGTtgtgcaataaaaaatattagcaGTGGTCAAGACATGTTTAAAAAAAgtgaatacatttttaatgtttttttgtcAGGTACCCCATTTACAggtacagaaaaataaaatgtaaccattattaattagttattaatggtgataatgataaaattgtcgccaaataattttttaatcgtgaattttaaataattgtgtaAAGTCAATGGCATGTCGAAGCACTGaatataaatagttatttgtAGAAATGTACAAAAATGGTTTAAAGTGATACAAAAGATGATGTCGGTATGAAttgatgaataattaaaacaaaatattaaagaatgGCAGGAAcgttctgaaaaaaaaattaaaatggttaccgatagaattataatttttttttctgtaaatttaattgataatttaagaGTCAACATATAATTCTTCGGTATGATCAAGTTTATATAAGTAGTTTGATAGcatgatattaataattgataaaatagtgGTATTGTCgttaataaagataataaaatattagtaattatGATTACAAATAAAGggataagaaaatataaatagtaataaaataaatgataacgGTTGTTATGTGATCGCTCAGAATCGCACACATTTGCCATGAAAGGCATAAAAGAGTTCATTCAGGGATCTTTAATATAATGTctagttattattgttatgaagaaataataaaaataaacacaaatgaaaatttgaatgaaagattcgtattacatatatatattttttaatacgataataattttttttttaaattaataatcaaactTTTGGCTGTAAGAgtgcaatataaatttattgacattcattaaaattattatttaaacctgataatatattttttattatccatTTTAATTTGTGACACGATTAATTATTTGCATGATTTAATGCaaacttatatttatattcatatagttttctttattaatgaattatatatgactaggTTATTTGAATGGTCAATATTGAGTAATTAACCACATGGTAGACTTGTGTGTTTGATATGTCCAGAGTTAAGagcaagaaataaattaaatttttaatgataaattgcaatgaaataaaatacgaCTTTTGAGCCACGgcgaataaaaaatgaactatgattaataatcaattggcattttttaactctttcaatattttttttgcttatatattcagtaaaaattaaaaaatcaaaattttattctatcattttttcaccatttttttctttcatttttacatctacaaatcataaatattaatagtgatatgttttagtttattttctgtaaaattaattttccgaAGCTGAGACGCTTCTCTATTGAACTGTGATATTCGCGTTACTGCATAGTgcataaaacataaataatactgTGCTCACaggttatttttaataattattgttgcaGATAGTCATAAACTCAACACATCGTTGAGTCAGTCTCATTTATAATACGCTTCAAGAATTCACTAAAAGCACACATAAACCAATTTGTTTGAGAAGTCATTAATTACTCATATTTACGTATTTAACaatatcgtaaaatttattttaaatagttattgaaaataataatactgatacctttatttaagaattatttcattcattttttttaaaagttattttcataagctttatttttagatacttcTTTACTTTAAGCGAAAGTTTGTCGTGACAGTAGAATTGTAGTCTCAGGGTTTCATACAAATGAACGaacaaataagtaaataaatctataaatgaatgaataaataaataaataaataacaactaTTAAATGTAGAAGTATATATACTAATAAATAGTTACTAACTATGAAAATCGAATATGTCTGTATGAATTGAtaaatagatataaatattaaaaataaattgtacatTCTTTCATTAATCTCttgttttagaaaaaaaaaatcatatttatttcattcaacaacgtaattttattaattattatattta from Cotesia glomerata isolate CgM1 unplaced genomic scaffold, MPM_Cglom_v2.3 scaffold_50, whole genome shotgun sequence includes these protein-coding regions:
- the LOC123274651 gene encoding steroid hormone receptor ERR2 isoform X2, giving the protein MMPLRPNVYVGHFRRRSESKIAMARQAWPSRFYSSFSQKSQVQGRQDQVSVCMMSGNTTDTMIPTNRTVPNIKQEIENPTTPTQNYHQVCSPSTTIQHQEVLRDMDITEYGGGGSGDGSGTSPGSPEMQHCSSTTQPIGTPENGVKEEDMVPRRLCLVCGDVASGFHYGVASCEACKAFFKRTIQASNFTGNIEYTCPANGECEINKRRRKACQACRFQKCLRQGMLKEGVRLDRVRGGRQKYRRATDPYLPVKTVTLEANVGLSGSGDTNNKMIEALVACEPDTLQVFNATTPTLDTDQRVLGQLSDLYDRELVGIIGWAKQIPGFSSLALNDQMRLLQSTWAEILTFSLAWRSMPNTGRLRFAQDFTLDERLARESHCTDLYNHCIQVVERIQKLSLSREEFFILKALILTNSDVRLDEPQALYRFRDAILTALSDLVSTVRQGQAVRATQNMFLILPSLRQADNIVRRFWSSVYRTGKVTMNKLFVEMLEASAYR
- the LOC123274651 gene encoding steroid hormone receptor ERR2 isoform X10 encodes the protein MMSGNTTDTMIPTNRTVPNIKQEIENPTTPTQNYHQVCSPSTTIQHQEVLRDMDITEYGGGGSGDGSGTSPGSPEMQHCSSTTQPIGTPEVNNGVKEEDMVPRRLCLVCGDVASGFHYGVASCEACKAFFKRTIQASNFTGNIEYTCPANGECEINKRRRKACQACRFQKCLRQGMLKEGVRLDRVRGGRQKYRRATDPYLPVKTVTLEANVGLSGSGDTNNKMIEALVACEPDTLQVFNATTPTLDTDQRVLGQLSDLYDRELVGIIGWAKQIPGFSSLALNDQMRLLQSTWAEILTFSLAWRSMPNTGRLRFAQDFTLDERLARESHCTDLYNHCIQVVERIQKLSLSREEFFILKALILTNSDVRLDEPQALYRFRDAILTALSDLVSTVRQGQAVRATQNMFLILPSLRQADNIVRRFWSSVYRTGKVTMNKLFVEMLEASAYR
- the LOC123274651 gene encoding steroid hormone receptor ERR2 isoform X8; this encodes MYDNTAMDAWIYDVVCMMSGNTTDTMIPTNRTVPNIKQEIENPTTPTQNYHQVCSPSTTIQHQEVLRDMDITEYGGGGSGDGSGTSPGSPEMQHCSSTTQPIGTPEVNNGVKEEDMVPRRLCLVCGDVASGFHYGVASCEACKAFFKRTIQASNFTGNIEYTCPANGECEINKRRRKACQACRFQKCLRQGMLKEGVRLDRVRGGRQKYRRATDPYLPVKTVTLEANVGLSGSGDTNNKMIEALVACEPDTLQVFNATTPTLDTDQRVLGQLSDLYDRELVGIIGWAKQIPGFSSLALNDQMRLLQSTWAEILTFSLAWRSMPNTGRLRFAQDFTLDERLARESHCTDLYNHCIQVVERIQKLSLSREEFFILKALILTNSDVRLDEPQALYRFRDAILTALSDLVSTVRQGQAVRATQNMFLILPSLRQADNIVRRFWSSVYRTGKVTMNKLFVEMLEASAYR
- the LOC123274651 gene encoding steroid hormone receptor ERR2 isoform X9; the encoded protein is MYDNTAMDAWIYDVVCMMSGNTTDTMIPTNRTVPNIKQEIENPTTPTQNYHQVCSPSTTIQHQEVLRDMDITEYGGGGSGDGSGTSPGSPEMQHCSSTTQPIGTPENGVKEEDMVPRRLCLVCGDVASGFHYGVASCEACKAFFKRTIQASNFTGNIEYTCPANGECEINKRRRKACQACRFQKCLRQGMLKEGVRLDRVRGGRQKYRRATDPYLPVKTVTLEANVGLSGSGDTNNKMIEALVACEPDTLQVFNATTPTLDTDQRVLGQLSDLYDRELVGIIGWAKQIPGFSSLALNDQMRLLQSTWAEILTFSLAWRSMPNTGRLRFAQDFTLDERLARESHCTDLYNHCIQVVERIQKLSLSREEFFILKALILTNSDVRLDEPQALYRFRDAILTALSDLVSTVRQGQAVRATQNMFLILPSLRQADNIVRRFWSSVYRTGKVTMNKLFVEMLEASAYR
- the LOC123274651 gene encoding steroid hormone receptor ERR2 isoform X5, translating into MMPLRPNVYVGHFRRRSESKIAMARQAWPSRFYSSFSQKSQVQGRQDQVSVCMMSGNTTDTMIPTNRTVPNIKQEIENPTTPTQNYHQVCSPSTTIQHQEVLRDMDITEYGGGGSGDGSGTSPGSPEMQHCSSTTQPIGTPEVNNGVKEEDMVPRRLCLVCGDVASGFHYGVASCEACKAFFKRTIQASNFTGNIEYTCPANGECEINKRRRKACQACRFQKCLRQGMLKEGVRLDRVRGGRQKYRRATDPYLPVKTVTLEDNKMIEALVACEPDTLQVFNATTPTLDTDQRVLGQLSDLYDRELVGIIGWAKQIPGFSSLALNDQMRLLQSTWAEILTFSLAWRSMPNTGRLRFAQDFTLDERLARESHCTDLYNHCIQVVERIQKLSLSREEFFILKALILTNSDVRLDEPQALYRFRDAILTALSDLVSTVRQGQAVRATQNMFLILPSLRQADNIVRRFWSSVYRTGKVTMNKLFVEMLEASAYR
- the LOC123274651 gene encoding steroid hormone receptor ERR2 isoform X11, producing MYDNTAMDAWIYDVVCMMSGNTTDTMIPTNRTVPNIKQEIENPTTPTQNYHQVCSPSTTIQHQEVLRDMDITEYGGGGSGDGSGTSPGSPEMQHCSSTTQPIGTPENGVKEEDMVPRRLCLVCGDVASGFHYGVASCEACKAFFKRTIQGNIEYTCPANGECEINKRRRKACQACRFQKCLRQGMLKEGVRLDRVRGGRQKYRRATDPYLPVKTVTLEDNKMIEALVACEPDTLQVFNATTPTLDTDQRVLGQLSDLYDRELVGIIGWAKQIPGFSSLALNDQMRLLQSTWAEILTFSLAWRSMPNTGRLRFAQDFTLDERLARESHCTDLYNHCIQVVERIQKLSLSREEFFILKALILTNSDVRLDEPQALYRFRDAILTALSDLVSTVRQGQAVRATQNMFLILPSLRQADNIVRRFWSSVYRTGKVTMNKLFVEMLEASAYR
- the LOC123274651 gene encoding steroid hormone receptor ERR2 isoform X3, which encodes MMPLRPNVYVGHFRRRSESKIAMARQAWPSRFYSSFSQKSQVQGRQDQVSVCMMSGNTTDTMIPTNRTVPNIKQEIENPTTPTQNYHQVCSPSTTIQHQEVLRDMDITEYGGGGSGDGSGTSPGSPEMQHCSSTTQPIGTPEVNNGVKEEDMVPRRLCLVCGDVASGFHYGVASCEACKAFFKRTIQGNIEYTCPANGECEINKRRRKACQACRFQKCLRQGMLKEGVRLDRVRGGRQKYRRATDPYLPVKTVTLEANVGLSGSGDTNNKMIEALVACEPDTLQVFNATTPTLDTDQRVLGQLSDLYDRELVGIIGWAKQIPGFSSLALNDQMRLLQSTWAEILTFSLAWRSMPNTGRLRFAQDFTLDERLARESHCTDLYNHCIQVVERIQKLSLSREEFFILKALILTNSDVRLDEPQALYRFRDAILTALSDLVSTVRQGQAVRATQNMFLILPSLRQADNIVRRFWSSVYRTGKVTMNKLFVEMLEASAYR
- the LOC123274651 gene encoding steroid hormone receptor ERR2 isoform X6, translated to MMPLRPNVYVGHFRRRSESKIAMARQAWPSRFYSSFSQKSQVQGRQDQVSVCMMSGNTTDTMIPTNRTVPNIKQEIENPTTPTQNYHQVCSPSTTIQHQEVLRDMDITEYGGGGSGDGSGTSPGSPEMQHCSSTTQPIGTPEVNNGVKEEDMVPRRLCLVCGDVASGFHYGVASCEACKAFFKRTIQGNIEYTCPANGECEINKRRRKACQACRFQKCLRQGMLKEGVRLDRVRGGRQKYRRATDPYLPVKTVTLEDNKMIEALVACEPDTLQVFNATTPTLDTDQRVLGQLSDLYDRELVGIIGWAKQIPGFSSLALNDQMRLLQSTWAEILTFSLAWRSMPNTGRLRFAQDFTLDERLARESHCTDLYNHCIQVVERIQKLSLSREEFFILKALILTNSDVRLDEPQALYRFRDAILTALSDLVSTVRQGQAVRATQNMFLILPSLRQADNIVRRFWSSVYRTGKVTMNKLFVEMLEASAYR
- the LOC123274651 gene encoding steroid hormone receptor ERR2 isoform X4, which encodes MMPLRPNVYVGHFRRRSESKIAMARQAWPSRFYSSFSQKSQVQGRQDQVSVCMMSGNTTDTMIPTNRTVPNIKQEIENPTTPTQNYHQVCSPSTTIQHQEVLRDMDITEYGGGGSGDGSGTSPGSPEMQHCSSTTQPIGTPENGVKEEDMVPRRLCLVCGDVASGFHYGVASCEACKAFFKRTIQGNIEYTCPANGECEINKRRRKACQACRFQKCLRQGMLKEGVRLDRVRGGRQKYRRATDPYLPVKTVTLEANVGLSGSGDTNNKMIEALVACEPDTLQVFNATTPTLDTDQRVLGQLSDLYDRELVGIIGWAKQIPGFSSLALNDQMRLLQSTWAEILTFSLAWRSMPNTGRLRFAQDFTLDERLARESHCTDLYNHCIQVVERIQKLSLSREEFFILKALILTNSDVRLDEPQALYRFRDAILTALSDLVSTVRQGQAVRATQNMFLILPSLRQADNIVRRFWSSVYRTGKVTMNKLFVEMLEASAYR
- the LOC123274651 gene encoding steroid hormone receptor ERR2 isoform X7, with translation MMPLRPNVYVGHFRRRSESKIAMARQAWPSRFYSSFSQKSQVQGRQDQVSVCMMSGNTTDTMIPTNRTVPNIKQEIENPTTPTQNYHQVCSPSTTIQHQEVLRDMDITEYGGGGSGDGSGTSPGSPEMQHCSSTTQPIGTPENGVKEEDMVPRRLCLVCGDVASGFHYGVASCEACKAFFKRTIQGNIEYTCPANGECEINKRRRKACQACRFQKCLRQGMLKEGVRLDRVRGGRQKYRRATDPYLPVKTVTLEDNKMIEALVACEPDTLQVFNATTPTLDTDQRVLGQLSDLYDRELVGIIGWAKQIPGFSSLALNDQMRLLQSTWAEILTFSLAWRSMPNTGRLRFAQDFTLDERLARESHCTDLYNHCIQVVERIQKLSLSREEFFILKALILTNSDVRLDEPQALYRFRDAILTALSDLVSTVRQGQAVRATQNMFLILPSLRQADNIVRRFWSSVYRTGKVTMNKLFVEMLEASAYR
- the LOC123274651 gene encoding steroid hormone receptor ERR2 isoform X1, whose product is MMPLRPNVYVGHFRRRSESKIAMARQAWPSRFYSSFSQKSQVQGRQDQVSVCMMSGNTTDTMIPTNRTVPNIKQEIENPTTPTQNYHQVCSPSTTIQHQEVLRDMDITEYGGGGSGDGSGTSPGSPEMQHCSSTTQPIGTPEVNNGVKEEDMVPRRLCLVCGDVASGFHYGVASCEACKAFFKRTIQASNFTGNIEYTCPANGECEINKRRRKACQACRFQKCLRQGMLKEGVRLDRVRGGRQKYRRATDPYLPVKTVTLEANVGLSGSGDTNNKMIEALVACEPDTLQVFNATTPTLDTDQRVLGQLSDLYDRELVGIIGWAKQIPGFSSLALNDQMRLLQSTWAEILTFSLAWRSMPNTGRLRFAQDFTLDERLARESHCTDLYNHCIQVVERIQKLSLSREEFFILKALILTNSDVRLDEPQALYRFRDAILTALSDLVSTVRQGQAVRATQNMFLILPSLRQADNIVRRFWSSVYRTGKVTMNKLFVEMLEASAYR